The genomic stretch CTCATCAAttctaattcttcttcttcttcttcctcttccatTCACAACAATAACCATCATAACAACCACCATCAGTTTTCATGGATGAGGCTCTACAAGCAAGTCTACAAGATGGATTCTGTTACTTGCCATAGATTTTCTGAGCCACAACATGGTCAATTGGATTTTCCAAGTGCTAGAGCCTCTCACTCTCTCAACTTTGTATCCAATTGTTTAGTTTTGTTTGGTGGTGGATGTGAGGGAGGTTAGTATTTCTGTAATTCTATTCTTATTCATAAGGTCCAAATTCAAtgttctttttcttggttcttaCTTATTATGTGCATGTTGATCAAAAACATTGACATGGCTTCTTGTTTCCCACAAATGATTATTAGTAATAATACTAAGTATCAtatcatatttgtgttttttggTTGTTCCCTTATATTCTGAGACAGAGAGACAAGTCCTTTCCCCACAAGAAAGGGAAAGTGAGTAGAATAGGAAAATATTGAAAGGAATTTGGAATCACATGGCCTTACTATTATGCCATATGTAGAAGGGACATGATAGTTGCTTAGGTCATTGAGTAACCAAGATTATATGAAAGAATGAAGTGAATTCCTACTTGTTTTAATGCCATGCTTGACTTGATTATCAGAAACCCATAGTATATATTCCACTATTATATTAGATTGTGATTAGCAAGCATGTCAAGTAAACTAATCTAGGAGACTTTCAACTTGACCTTAACAAAGAGCTCATGAAGCTTAAACTGTCCCACTTAACTCATTTGCTATGTCTGACTTCTCTTGAGGATAATCAGATATATAGGACAAATGAGAAAATCACTTCTCACTATGTCATGATCGGTTTAGGATATAGTTTCTGCATACTCACAATCATGCTGAGTTTCTGTATAACAGAAAGTTTCTATATCTGCAGAAATTTAACTAACTTCTAACCTTTTGGTATCTGTGTTGTCTGCTTTTCTATATTGGTTTTTAGGACGACATCTAGATGACACATGGGTGGCATATATTGGTAACGATTTCCGGAGTATGCTGAGATGGCAAGCAGTGAATTCAACAAGTCCAAGTGGGAGATTTGGTCATACATGTGTGGAAATGGGtgatttccttgttctcttTGGAGGAATCAATGACCGTGGCAACCGGCAAAATGATACATGGGTGGGGCAAGTTACATACAATGAGAACCATAGTGTTGCATTCTCCTGGAAGATGCTTGATGTTGGAGCAGTTGCTCCACCACCAAGAGGGGCTCATGCTGCTTGTAGTATAGATGACAAGAGAATGCTAATCCATGGTGGAATTGGCCTTCATGGCCTCCGGTTGGGTGACACATGGGTCTTGGAGTTCTCAGATAGCCGCTGCTTTGGCACATGGCATCAGATTGTAGCTCAACCATCGCCTGCACCTCGATCCGGCCACACACTGACTTGCATTGGACAAAGTAGGACAATTCTGTTTGGTGGCAGAGGCCTAGGCTATGAGGTTCTTGGTGATGTATGGATGTTGGATACATGCCAAGGATATCTAAAGTGGGTTCCAATACTATATGATCTGCAGGGCATACCACATAGTGTTTCGCTTCCGCGAGTTGGACACACAGCTACCATGGTTTTGGGGGGTAGGTTGCTAATCTATGGAGGAGAAGACTCATACAGACACAGAAAAAATGATTTCTGGGTTTTGGATGTAAGTGCTATTCCTTGCACAAGTATGCAGCATTCTACAATGAGCTCATCTAAGAGAGTTAAAGACAAAAATATGTGGAAAAGGTGGAGGTCAAGCGGGTATGAACCCTTGTGTAGATCATTTCACCGTGCTTGCGTAGATCATTCGGGGCGTTTTCTGTATGTGTTCGGTGGAATGGTGGATGGTTTTCTTCAGCCTGCTGAACCCTCTGGACTCAGGTTTGATAGAGAACTCTTTCTTGTGGAGCTTGTGCTTCAACTTAGGGACTAGGGATGCAATGTGTATATGGTGTAATCTTATGTGCAGTAGTATCTACCAGTTACATGCCATAAGCTTATGACACTGCTGGTGTTATTGTATCAGAGATTGTAAATAACAGCTCCGTTGCTCAGCCAGTGTCAAAAGTATTCTGTGAATTGTAACTACTAATTAAGGAAGTAATGGTGTGAATAAAGATTAGAAGAACTTAAAAAGGTGTATGATGATTAACTTTATTTCAAGTGTAAATTACATTGATTTATAAGAGCATGCACTAATCAGAGATTTTAGTTAGGTAATACTCCATAACTTCCCTTATAAGTAAAGGTTTCAACTTTCAAGTAAAACTAGGTGTTAAGGCAACAAGAAGCTTAGACACCTAAATAGGTGTCTCGGTAATATTTACTTGAATGTTCGGTGTCTTTAAACTCAAAACTATACTATATAAGTGAAAGGTATACAAAAGCCGAAAAGGTAAAAATtctgaataaaaaaaaaataggacTCTTAAAAACTATATTGTTGAATGAATTACAGTTACTTTCTAGGTGAATTACAACAATGAATATTCCAGTGACAAAGAATGTGTGTAATATTTTGGGCTCTCAGCTTCTGCTGCAATTTGTGATCAGTAAGAGGATACTAAAGGTT from Arachis stenosperma cultivar V10309 chromosome 9, arast.V10309.gnm1.PFL2, whole genome shotgun sequence encodes the following:
- the LOC130950573 gene encoding F-box/kelch-repeat protein At1g51550, which encodes MEEASASGNHSYSGSPITNIAQDHLLTILLLLPIDAIFSLSMTCKRLRAITSSDTLWKYLCKRDLGSSCVDALINSNSSSSSSSSIHNNNHHNNHHQFSWMRLYKQVYKMDSVTCHRFSEPQHGQLDFPSARASHSLNFVSNCLVLFGGGCEGGRHLDDTWVAYIGNDFRSMLRWQAVNSTSPSGRFGHTCVEMGDFLVLFGGINDRGNRQNDTWVGQVTYNENHSVAFSWKMLDVGAVAPPPRGAHAACSIDDKRMLIHGGIGLHGLRLGDTWVLEFSDSRCFGTWHQIVAQPSPAPRSGHTLTCIGQSRTILFGGRGLGYEVLGDVWMLDTCQGYLKWVPILYDLQGIPHSVSLPRVGHTATMVLGGRLLIYGGEDSYRHRKNDFWVLDVSAIPCTSMQHSTMSSSKRVKDKNMWKRWRSSGYEPLCRSFHRACVDHSGRFLYVFGGMVDGFLQPAEPSGLRFDRELFLVELVLQLRD